A single window of Electrophorus electricus isolate fEleEle1 chromosome 16, fEleEle1.pri, whole genome shotgun sequence DNA harbors:
- the cpo gene encoding LOW QUALITY PROTEIN: carboxypeptidase O (The sequence of the model RefSeq protein was modified relative to this genomic sequence to represent the inferred CDS: deleted 1 base in 1 codon), with translation MQDRVVQSLQQLVYNYTNYHTMDEISDWIQQMEKDHPDVVSRMVYGTTYEKRNITLLKIGLNNTMPKKAIWMDCGIHAREWISPAFCQHFVKEILGSYKTDGKMRKMFKNLDFYITPVLNMDGYVYSWKDNSTRLWRKSRSPGPGNCTCFGTDLNRNFYANWGMVGISRNCCSDIYSGERALSEPEAKAVTDFLSANRNNILCFLTIHSHGQLILVPYGYPDIIPPNYDELMQVGLAAAKAIKDVHGMDYTVETPPNVLYANSGSSRDFARLIGIPFSFTFELRDKGQHGFTLPEAQIQPTCEEAYQGALSIITYVHDKTFASAAYTETATLWITLWAIWLSSATAL, from the exons ATGCAGGACAG AGTTGTTCAGAGTCTGCAGCAGTTGGTTTATAACTACACCAATTACCACACCATGGATGAG ATTTCAGACTGGATACAACAAATGGAGAAGGACCATCCTGATGTTGTCTCTAGAATGGTCTATGGGACAACGTATGAAAAGAGAAATATTACTCTGCTCAAG ATCGGGCTAAACAACACCATGCCAAAGAAGGCAATCTGGATGGACTGTGGGATCCATGCCAGAGAATGGATCTCTCCAGCCTTCTGTCAGCACTTTGTGAaggag ATCTTGGGCTCATACAAAACAGATGGAAAGATGAGAAAGATGTTTAAAAACCTGGACTTCTACATCACCCCAGTTCTGAACATGGATGGATATGTGTATTCTTGGAAAGACAACTCT ACTCGTCTGTGGAGGAAGTCCAGGTCACCAGGGCCTGGAAACTGCACGTGTTTCGGCACAGATCTAAACAGAAACTTCTATGCAAACTGGGGAA TGGTGGGAATCTCCAGGAACTGTTGCTCAGACATTTACAGTGGAGAACGTGCTCTGTCCGAGCCTGAGGCTAAGGCGGTGACCGACTTCCTGAGTGCAAATCGAAACAACATCCTCTGCTTCCTCACTATCCATTCCCACGGGCAGCTGATCCTGGTCCCTTATGGATATCCTGATATCATACCACCAAACTATGATGAACTG ATGCAAGTTGGTCTGGCCGCAGCTAAAGCAATCAAAGACGTCCACGGAATGGACTACACGGTGGAGACTCCTCCTAATGTGCTGT ACGCAAATTCCGGCTCGTCCCGCGACTTTGCGCGTCTCATCGGCATACCGTTCTCCTTTACCTTTGAACTACGGGACAAGGGCCAGCACGGCTTCACGCTGCCAGAGGCGCAAATCCAACCCACATGTGAGGAAGCCTACCAAGGAGCATTGTCTATAATCACCTACGTCCACGATAAGACGTTTGCCAGCGCGGCTTACACAGAGACGGCCACACTGTGGATCACGCTGTGGGCTATT TGGCTCTCTAGCGCCACTGCGCTGTGA
- the arglu1b gene encoding arginine and glutamate-rich protein 1-B: protein MGRSRSRSSSRSKHSKGSKHGKKRSRSRSRSRDKDRKRRSKSRESKRNRRRESRSRSRSNTATARRERAASPPERIDIFGRTLSKRSVIDEKQKKEEEEKKAEMERQRKIRQQEIEERLIEEETARRVEELVAKRVEEELEKRKDEIEREVLRRVEEAKRIMEKQLLEELERQRQAELAAQKAREEEERSKREELEKILLENNRKIADAQAKLAEEQLRIVEEQRKIHEERMKLEQERQRQQKEEQKIILGKGKSRPKLSFSLKAAE, encoded by the exons ATGGGTCGATCACGAAGTCGCAGTTCGTCCCGTTCAAAGCACTCCAAAGGCAGCAAACACGGCAAAAAGCGGAGCCGCTCGCGGTCTCGGTCCCGGGACAAAGACCGGAAAAGACGTTCGAAATCGCGAGAGTCGAAGAGGAACCGGAGGAGAGAGTCGCGATCGCGCTCCCGATCAAACACGGCGACGGCCCGGCGGGAGAGGGCTGCCTCGCCGCCGGAAAGAATCGACATTTTTGGAAGAACTTTAAGCAAAAGGAGCGTCATtgatgaaaaacagaaaaaagaagaggaggagaaaaaagcagaaatggagaggcagaggaaaat TCGTCAGCAGGAGATCGAGGAGCGCCTGATCGAAGAGGAGACGGCACGGCGTGTGGAGGAGCTGGTGGCCAagcgggtggaggaggagctggagaagaggaAAGATGAGATTGAGCGGGAGGTGCTGCGGCGTGTGGAGGAGGCCAAGCGCATCATGGAGAAGCAACTCCTCGAGGAACTGGAGAGGCAGCGACAGGCTGAGCTGGCCGCCCAGAAAGCCCGCGAG gaggaagagagatcgAAACgtgaggagctggagaagattCTGCTGGAGAACAACCGGAAGATTGCAGACGCTCAGGCCAAACTG GCCGAGGAGCAGCTCCGGATTGTCGAGGAGCAGCGAAAGATCCACGAGGAGCGCATGAAGCTTGAGCAGGAGCGTCAGCGACAGCagaaggaggagcagaagaTCATCCTTGGCAAGGGCAAGTCACGGCCCAAGCTGTCTTTCTCCCTCAAAGCAGCAGAGTGA